One Misgurnus anguillicaudatus chromosome 5, ASM2758022v2, whole genome shotgun sequence genomic window, TGAGGTAATTTTACCAATACACTCCTTGTGGTAATTTTGTAAATAAGCTCATGTCTTGGGGTCTTCAGATCAAGCTATAAAAGTTGTGTGAAGTTTTAtaagaatatttttattaaataagcAATGATTGAGATGCATGTAAAGTAGTGAAGTTGTAGTTTGTGTACAACCTTGCACATTTTGCCCATATCAAAATTTTTGTagtgaaaaatgtttttgtgctgTTATTGGCTCTCTTCTTGACATCAGGAAAGTCCTAGAAGTATAAAAGTCGGTAGCCAGACCATTCGTGGCAATACTTTTGCATGTCACCATTAATTTCATTTGTATGCAGCTGGATTTATTATGCTGAGAACAAATGTGTTGATCTATACTGTtcaaacatttaattttgaaTATTCAAATGCAATACTAGGTACTTTCTATTTGATGTCTAATCCATTGAgtgtgtatttaaatattaattctCCATAATtcatttagaaaaaaatcatttaaaaaatctcaAGTAGTTGTTTAAGTTGTTGCTAAGTTTACAACACACATAATCAAAAATCCAATATTCACTTGGAGGAAGACAATCTCCTTTACAAAGTCTCAGATTACGAGTTATAAAGTGTTTATTAACTGTGCTTGAGTTATAAATAAGTCTTGTTTGTTGTGATTCAAGTGCCTAGCATGGAGGCACGGTTTGTGCCTTCCAAAGAAATACAAAGCTTGTCTTCaataattcaaaaacaaaagacGAATCTCATTACCACTGACGGTAACATGAGCTTTGACAAACAGCGTATCTATCCATTGTTTCAACTGTCAAAAATATCTGTATATGAATTATTTAATTCCTATTTTATACAAGTCAGGTACACAAAGACACCCCTAACAGAAATGTAggcattaaacatttgattctctTCTCTCACTGCATAATTGCTAGGTTGCTATCCATGTTtggagcaataataataataataatggctCTGCAATGCAAAGAGTTTAATGATTTTCATTATGACTGTGATTTTATTTATAAGAGGTGTACCATTTTTCTTCCTGTGCAAAATCAATGTACATAGGCTCTGTACATATACAGCAATTCTAATCTGTCATTTGCTCTGTATATTTGGACCAgaattgtttgtttgaaataaaCTGATTTGTCTCATTTAGCATTTTATgttatgtttgtttcatttgacACATAGGAGATAAAGTAATTCTGGATAAAAATCACAATCGCTTCCTTTATCTCAAAGTTTTACCATAATTTAGTCTAGACCAGCATGACAAGTCTCTTGATTAATACTTAAATTCTATACAAAAAGTTTCCATCGCTGTCATAAAACTCTCTTCCCTTCTGTTCCACTGGACTGAGCTTCTCTGAAAGTGTTTGGGCGATCTTCTCCAGCTCTTCCTCAGTCAGAATCACACCATCCCACTCCTCCTCCAACTCTTCTTCATCATCGCCCACATCCATTTCATTAGTCTCATGCAAAGATTTGTGCGAGTCCTTTAAATTAGGTGTCATTTTCTGTACAGCTGAAAGTCTAGATGTTACTCTGGATATTGATGGGACATTACCACCAGAGGGCATCAGTCCTGTCTCACCCTTCACTGCAAGAGCTCTACTGCTCAGTGTTGCCAGGTCACCTGTGTTTCCTGGGGAGAGCAGGGCTGGTGCTGCACTGACCGCCGAGGCGGGTAACCTGGCCTGTTTTGCTTTGCCATCCCAGAGAGACAGCTGGCCAGTGCTGGGCAACACTTTAGAGTCTTGCTTGAGTTTTCGCTCTGTTGTCGGAGTGAATTTCCCACGGAGAACTCTGGAGATGACGTCAGGGCTTACAGAGAAAGCCTCTGCTAATCTTTGTAACGTCCATTCCTCTGGGGATTCCTGCTTTAGGTATCTGTGCAAAGAAATCATAGTGTTCAGATCATATTTGTGGTGTTTGAAAAGCAAGAAGGTCATATAAATTATAGAATACAGACATCAAAGGCCCTACAATCACTACATAATCCAGTATTCAAGAGCATAAGAATATAGGTGACACCTTATCTGTTCAATAGCATCCCAGCTGAGTCTTCTCTCTGGGGCGCCAGGTGTATTCATTTGTCTCCTAAGCTTGTGGAATCTGACTGTTTTATTCCTTCTCTTCTCTTCACTAATGATGGAATTTAGTTTGGCTTCGACTTCATCCATGTCATGGTCTTCTTCGAACATGTCTTCAAATTGTTTCTGTTTTGGATGCGAATCAGAACGCCTTTGAGACATCCACCCGTATGCGTCTCGGCTGGCATGGCGACAAATCTGGCAGGCAGCAGGTCCTGGGAGATTTACCAGTTTGCTGGCCAGCATATGGGCCATTCTCCATGGTGTGACCATTCTGTATAGTCAGAAAAAAAGACatcttatttatataaatacaagAAAAAACTTACAATGTACAGTGCTTACATAAAATACACAGTCTGAGACAAGAAAATATGGGATTTTTTGGATTGTCTATTATTTCTAGGTTACGAATGAACCCATATTAAAAATGCTGTATTATTACTGTGGAAACTAGACATAATAACAGTGTTTTAAACCTAACCAtagtaaacaataaaatatactaCAGTTGATCAATTCACTAAagttaatactacagaatactaTATATTCATTAACAGTAGAGTAATTACTATAATATTCTCTAACGTATACTGCAATTTATTATagtttaccatagtaaatattgaagtatactacagtatctTTTCACGTGGGAAGTGTAAGAAAAATTGTGACAATTAACGCTGATAATCGCAATAAAATTGAAACAAAATGGACaatagtgatttttttttacatttttggacCTTACTGTAAACCGTAGCAATATATTCTCATCTAGAGCAAAGCGTCTGCACAAACTGCCACGTAACAAAAATAAAGCCAGCTTAAATTACACAATCAAAAACAGAGTGGTTATTTTATTGCACATTACACTCACATGTGCCTCTTCGGCGTTTTCACGGTGACATTAAACAGGAAGCACGGTGGTTTAACCGCGCATGCGCAAGAAACCCCGCCCCCAACCTTTTTCGACCTTTTCCGGCGTACGTCGTTTTCATTCGGGGAAACTCGGGTCCGTTCGTCGGTCACATGCGTCAAGCCTGCCCCCTTTCTTCTCTGTGTGGCTCATTTTTCGCCATTTTGTCCGCAACACTGTGTTGATTGGGTTTTTGAGATCTGTAGTGGAGCCAATCAGAAGGGAACCGGACAACGGAGAAACGGTAAAGGGTTGCGCTTGCTCTGAGGGGAAATGGTAGCTGACAACACGGATTGGTTTGTCAGTGACCAACCAAATGACTAATTTCGCAAAATACAGAAATCAAATCGGTTAATGGACGAGGGGAGGGAGACAGCGTGAGAAATTTGGATGCTGCTAGTGTTTATGCAGCGCTTGCAAGACAAACACATATACCTGCTTGTGTTTGTGAAACAGCGTCTGTGTTTATTTCTGCTAATTGGGAGCACGTTTAATTTTGCTCCCCTTAATTTTAGTTGCCTTGGTTTTCTCACAACATAGAGGAATTAACTTATTGTTTCAAAAACCGCCTCACTTACGTGAGTCGTGAAATGCTTGTGATTTTgtggagagaaaaaaaatcggtagataaatacaaaaaaatctgttaaatTATGTAGACCCCATTGCCAATATATGAGTACTGTGTATGTGTACACAACATTTTAGGTATGCAGTTTATAATGTATAGTTTGAAAAATAGTTCCCCATGTTGGTTACAATGTAAcgttaaaggggtagttcacccaaactgAAAATTTTGTTGTCATgtgctcaccctcatgttgttgcaGACctcctgtatacatttctatgTTCTGATGACCACAGAGATATTTTGGGGAgtgtttggaaccaaactcacTATGAGcctcattcacttccatagtattcttttttcctattatggaagtcatTGGGGCTCATGATTgatttggtttcaaacattcctcaaaatatcttcctttgtgatCATCATAACAAAAAAggtaaaacagaaaaaaagatacaggtttgtaacgaCATGAGGGTGGGTGGGTGATGGCACagttttcattttgggtgaactatccctttaagctttgCTTTCCACCTACAAGTAAATATGCACTTGGCCTCTAGCCCAAGTCTGTTTGTGCGCGCAAAGCCTGTCCTTTATTTTATACATATCTACGAGTGTTTTTGTGCTTAATAAGGAGTAATGAACATGCCtcattaaaaaattaaacaaaattgtATTTCAGATTTGGTGAGGGGGAAGATGGAGCAGTACACAACTACAAGTGGGGAACAAATTGTTGTGCAGGCTGCTAATGGGCAGATCCAGCAACAGGTAAGATCTGATTTACTGTAAAAGAGTTTCTTGATAGTTTATGTAGAAAAAAGCCATAcatttgttagttttttctttaaatttttaaacaatgatcTAAATTTAACTGTATGAAGATCTGTTTTAGGTGCAGTGCTGTTTATTAAATAGGAGGATTgtaatttatttcaggaattTGTTTCGCGAACACTTTACAAtatggttgtatttgttaacattagttaatatacacgaactaacaatgagctacaatatttattcatattagttcatgttaatttcaacatttactaatatatttttaaaatcaaatgttgTAAAATTTGCttatgcacaatgaactaacatgacaACTCCATTGGCATGAACTGGATTTTGTACAATGTTATATACGACTAGACACAAATGCATgctcaaaaattatttttattaaaaaattgaCAAATCCAACCTACACAACACTCGGAACTGTAGAGGAGTGTTTTCTGGCTACCAACTACTCCAAATCTCTCACAGAATATGATATTGATGTTCTACTTTTTCAAGGTTTAAGTTAGGGATTTAACGATTCaaccgtgtgtcccattaaaaatgcatgatataaaaatgtctgaaatcgattctgaatcgcaaggctgcgattctttgttttatgcacagcttgtgcctgtactacggcatttggtcagtaggaagttcttatcaatctaaaattataacgagtcggagtcgttaataacgtgcatttaaaaaaagcaacactcgttaaacaaaatcatttaacaTATTCTATATTATcatgaaaaaactgaaacaatttgaagaacagtgatataaatattcctgtagatatttcctggaatagcattcgtaatgctacttcttctgtggtacaaagggagtttctgcacgggagcgcccccctggcgttcggatgtgcctggatttcaccgtaattcattcaaattcattcattgagaaaacgcgcatttgcacggttaatcggTACACCCCTAGTTTAAGTAcatatagacccttttactgtttgtacacaatgatgacgtggcaacgtttgcgtagggctgtgcaaaaaatcgcctgcgattatcatgcgtgtttcatcagtaaagccggttcgtGATTAAGTAAATCGGCATCAGCTGCTTTttagatggagcggcatttgtTGCACGGACCCGTGGTTCgcagagaagctaggcaaaatcgcatAGATTATCAGAGCCGATTTTCCTCGATTTTGAACttgattttgcctagcttctcggTGAACTGCGGGTCTGTGTGGTGGATGGCGCTCCATCTGGGAGCAGCTGGTGGCGATTTACGTCTGATCACGGAACTGGCTTTAttgatgaaacacgcatgagaatcgcaggcgattttttttgcacagccaTACGTATGCGCAcgcagtttggcaacggaagtatggcaagaatcagcagtgacaacacagacagagaaggTCATtctaaaaagttgacttaacttTTACAACACGGCTACCAGATCcatgtactatagtggagtggatagaaaacgttagcagatggccaaatataaagtgtccagatacatatatatgtatattatattagtgcaaccaaacgcaacaaccagacattttaaTGCCGGGAAACCGTTTTGCTAAACTtttgctaacacgttagaaacaatggggaataacaccacttctgtgGCCAAAATGCGTGCACAgtctatttgatcacgtgggctgtaaagGGTCTATAGGCTATAAAATAAGGAGTTGCTCTGTGCAAGATGTGATGTGAGACTATCCACAGGCTCAGGGCACTGTAACAGCAGTACAACTGCAGACAGAAGCATCTGTCGCTACGGCAACGGGCCAGCAAGTACAGACACTCCAGGTAGTTGTGCTAACTCTGACCTTAAAGTCATGTTGCATTGTCAGATGTGAGCTCGTCCAGCATGCACATTATGATCTGAATCGACCAACAAGCTTCCTTGAAATCGGCCATGATTTGTGCTGCCATGGTTCAATAGCATCTGGCCTGGACACATTTTAAAAGGGAATGTGTCTGGAGCAAAATTTCAGGAATAGATAATGTTCTGCAAAGCCACTCGTGTTTGTCCTTGGCATGTGTTGCATGTCGTGACTGCTGCATGTGTAAGTCACAACCATATACATTTGTCTTGAACAATGAGTGAACAGACCTGGATGTTATTTGTCTTTGCTTGGATGGTGCAGCCACCTCATTACAGTCATTATCAATCCACGTCTTTTATGACGCTGGTTTAAATTAAAGGGTGGTTTATAGTTCTGCATCAGACCTACGCCATAGGCAATGCATcaattttcatttattcttCTGTGTTGTTGTTCTTGTCGACGTGCAATTAAACATGCGGATCGCTAGTAAGCAATGTCCATGTTAcagtattaaagggacactctacttttttgaaaaacgctcattttccagctcccctggagttaaacatttgatttttgcagttttggagtccattcggctgatctccgggtctggcgctggcacttggcatagcttagcacaatccttgaatctgattagatcattagcatcgtgctcaaaaataaccaaagagtgtcgatatttttcctatttaaaacttgactcttctgtaggtACATCGTGttctaagaccgacggaaaattaaaagttgcgattttctaggcaaataTGGCTTGGCATTATACTCTCGTTCTGGTGAAATAATCAAGACTTTTtgttgctgtaacatggctgcagcaggcgtagtgatattatgcagcgccttaaaatagttccctgctattgaaaggaaccaaggggactattgggcagtgcgtaatatcaataGTCTTTGATTGTTGCACTAGAGTGGGAGTGTGGTTCCTGGCCGTATTTGCCTAGAGAGTCGCAACTTTTagttttccatcggtcttagtacacaatgtaacccttcttatttttagcgcaatgctaatggtctaatcagattcaatggattgtgctaagctatgctggaGGTGCTGGTGCcggacctggagatcggctgaatggattccaaaacggtagaGATCGGGTGTTtgactctaggggagctggtgaatgagcatattttcaaagaagtggagtgtccctttaaggcaaaAGGTGAAGAAGCAGCAGCATGGTGTGTA contains:
- the ngrn gene encoding neugrin isoform X1, producing the protein MRIYCYGLQMVTPWRMAHMLASKLVNLPGPAACQICRHASRDAYGWMSQRRSDSHPKQKQFEDMFEEDHDMDEVEAKLNSIISEEKRRNKTVRFHKLRRQMNTPGAPERRLSWDAIEQIRYLKQESPEEWTLQRLAEAFSVSPDVISRVLRGKFTPTTERKLKQDSKVLPSTGQLSLWDGKAKQARLPASAVSAAPALLSPGNTGDLATLSSRALAVKGETGLMPSGGNVPSISRVTSRLSAVQKMTPNLKDSHKSLHETNEMDVGDDEEELEEEWDGVILTEEELEKIAQTLSEKLSPVEQKGREFYDSDGNFLYRI
- the ngrn gene encoding neugrin isoform X2, giving the protein MVTPWRMAHMLASKLVNLPGPAACQICRHASRDAYGWMSQRRSDSHPKQKQFEDMFEEDHDMDEVEAKLNSIISEEKRRNKTVRFHKLRRQMNTPGAPERRLSWDAIEQIRYLKQESPEEWTLQRLAEAFSVSPDVISRVLRGKFTPTTERKLKQDSKVLPSTGQLSLWDGKAKQARLPASAVSAAPALLSPGNTGDLATLSSRALAVKGETGLMPSGGNVPSISRVTSRLSAVQKMTPNLKDSHKSLHETNEMDVGDDEEELEEEWDGVILTEEELEKIAQTLSEKLSPVEQKGREFYDSDGNFLYRI